In Helianthus annuus cultivar XRQ/B chromosome 8, HanXRQr2.0-SUNRISE, whole genome shotgun sequence, a single genomic region encodes these proteins:
- the LOC110871133 gene encoding NEP1-interacting protein-like 2: protein MLFDDGEAAYYTTRLMEYETNNGLVTSVISLNESQVVDHETRVMITSYIMKYHESLRADNSSEERTDQEHSVKIGGNSDEEKEEVDVCAICLQEFETGETCARLECEHRYHLGCLEKWLQQRNNCPICRAKVFPFLSKICMVIV from the coding sequence ATGTTGTTCGATGATGGTGAGGCTGCTTATTATACAACTCGTTTGATGGAATACGAAACGAATAATGGATTAGTAACCAGTGTTATATCCTTGAATGAATCTCAAGTGGTGGATCATGAAACGCGTGTAATGATTACTAGTTATATAATGAAGTATCATGAGTCTCTTCGTGCAGATAATTCGTCTGAGGAAAGGACTGATCAGGAACATTCGGTCAAGATAGGGGGAAACAGTGATGAGGAGAAAGAAGAAGTGGACGTTTGTGCGATTTGTCTGCAAGAATTTGAGACGGGTGAAACGTGTGCAAGACTCGAATGCGAACACAGGTACCATCTAGGATGCCTTGAGAAATGGTTGCAGCAGAGGAACAATTGTCCGATTTGTAGGGCTAAAGTTTTTCCTTTTTTGAGTAAGATTTGTATGGTTATAGTATAG
- the LOC110872889 gene encoding PHD finger protein At2g01810 — MAMLEACINTNTTTRKRKQRIFEFKTFPKSIRDRSAPFRDNIRSFLDEFCEQIEPQLNIWSTLLLCESNGVVFPLYTIEEHINDHSLRPFCCHCKFVGWGHHFVCKRRYRFMIPSYGDKQPMRDYDQNNNLELDDSYVLHGLIHCNGFGHLISVNKLDLGSANSLTEADVMSFWDGICTSLKTRKVSVADVKLDRSMELRLIHGVAFKSSWFGNWGYKFGNGSFGVTEDKYRGAVQFLAELSLDKIIDDFKSSRHRNRLQRMICKYQEFSESRLRSLSELMQCVLEFKETREIERAILSPRKVCKYEHYASDEESRNSMCLEQFLTSLLDADGRWPPKRVEYSLEVIVKLLKQKNDPISRDELRERARPFVGDTGLIDFVLKSINVLSFENYVIRRVVNSLTRLVEFEICEAAYDLVDMKPVSSLWKLEPRWPKQRLERTAKVIANILKDHKVLNPGRNGAMSRKDLRNMASKYVGDTGLIDFVLKSIDNLVVGNHIISRTKNPLTRLMEFEIRDRNSEEFGSEEERDVYGDILFLYKKVLLGYPLWNSVSQACRLVLNSKYFVKEWELGVGNAEFMTLTCRVLPSFHELDTELTRPLPPGELVMVTPWMTIANLREVAQRALRDTYCMMNKFVVGQIGGLKGIQDEMVLAYAVEAGAEVWVRGCGLDLSTGLRYEGGDGYEWESRVECVCGAREDDGERMVACDECHVWKHTMCSGIDDDELELGEFVCGDCDAKSKSELLSQ, encoded by the exons ATGGCGATGTTAGAAGCTTGCATcaacaccaacaccaccaccagaAAACGAAAACAACGTATCTTCGAGTTCAAAACTTTCCCCAAATCAATCCGCGACCGGTCCGCTCCGTTTCGCGACAACATTCGATCATTTCTCGACGAATTCTGCGAACAAATCGAACCACAACTTAACATATGGTCTACTCTCCTTTTATGCGAATCAAACGGCGTCGTTTTCCCTCTTTACACTATTGAAGAACACATCAACGATCACTCTCTTCGCCCCTTCTGCTGCCACTGCAAATTCGTTG GATGGGGACATCATTTTGTGTGTAAAAGAAGGTACCGGTTTATGATCCCATCGTACGGTGATAAACAGCCGATGAGAGATTACGATCAGAACAACAATTTGGAGCTTGATGATTCGTATGTTTTGCATGGATTGATTCACTGCAATGGTTTTGGTCATCTGATTTCTGTTAATAAGTTGGATTTGGGTTCTGCAAATTCTCTTACTGAAGCTGACGTCATGAGTTTTTGGGATGGTATTTGCACTTCACTCAAAACCAG GAAAGTATCAGTGGCTGATGTTAAGTTAGATAGATCTATGGAATTAAGGTTAATTCATGGAGTGGCTTTCAAGAGTTCATGGTTTGGAAATTGGGGATATAAATTCGGTAACGGTAGTTTCGGTGTAACAGAGGACAAATACAGGGGAGCGGTACAGTTTCTAGCCGAATTAAGCCTCGATAAGATCATTGATGACTTCAAAAGTAGTCGCCATCGAAACAGGCTTCAACGAATGATTTGTAAGTATCAGGAGTTTAGTGAATCGCGACTGCGTTCGTTGAGTGAGCTTATGCAATGTGTTCTTGAGTTTAAGGAAACTAGAGAGATTGAGAGGGCGATTTTGTCACCGAGAAAAGTATGTAAGTATGAACATTATGCAAGCGATGAAGAAAGTCGAAATTCGATGTGTTTGGAACAGTTTTTGACTTCTCTGCTGGATGCAGACGGTAGATGGCCACCGAAACGAGTGGAGTATTCGCTTGAAGTGATCGTGAAGTTACTGAAACAGAAGAACGATCCGATTTCGAGAGATGAGCTCAGGGAAAGGGCCCGACCGTTTGTTGGGGATACCGGGTTGATTGATTTCGTGTTAAAGTCGATTAATGTGTTAAGTTTTGAGAATTATGTTATTCGACGGGTGGTCAACTCGTTGACCAGGTTAGTCGAGTTTGAGATCTGTGAGGCTGCCTATGATCTGGTGGACATGAAACCGGTCTCGTCGTTGTGGAAACTTGAGCCACGATGGCCGAAGCAGAGGCTCGAAAGGACGGCTAAAGTGATTGCAAATATTCTGAAAGATCATAAGGTTTTGAATCCGGGAAGAAACGGGGCAATGTCGCGTAAAGATTTGAGAAATATGGCTAGCAAGTATGTGGGTGACACGGGTTTGATCGATTTCGTGTTGAAATCGATCGATAACTTGGTCGTCGGGAATCATATCATTTCCCGCACGAAAAACCCGTTAACCCGTTTGATGGAATTTGAGATCCGAGACCGAAACAGTGAAGAATTTGGAAGTGAAGAAGAGAGAGATGTTTATGGAGATATATTGTTTCTGTACAAAAAAGTTCTATTGGGTTACCCCTTGTGGAACTCAGTGAGTCAAGCGTGTAGACTCGTGTTGAACAGTAAATATTTCGTTAAAGAATGGGAGTTAGGGGTAGGAAATGCCGAGTTTATGACACTAACATGCCGGGTTTTACCGAGTTTTCATGAGTTGGACACTGAGTTGACTCGCCCACTGCCACCTGGCGAGTTGGTAATGGTGACACCGTGGATGACGATAGCCAATCTGCGCGAGGTGGCTCAGCGTGCACTGAGAGACACATATTGCATGATGAACAAGTTTGTAGTAGGGCAAATTGGGGGATTAAAGGGGATACAAGACGAGATGGTGCTAGCGTACGCTGTGGAGGCGGGTGCGGAGGTTTGGGTTAGAGGGTGTGGGTTGGACTTGAGTACAGGGCTTAGGTACGAAGGAGGCGATGGATACGAGTGGGAATCGAGGGTGGAGTGTGTTTGTGGGGCCCGTGAGGACGATGGAGAAAGGATGGTGGCGTGCGATGAATGCCACGTGTGGAAGCATACTATGTGCAGCGGCATAGATGATGACGAACTCGAACTCGGGGAGTTCGTGTGCGGTGATTGCGATGCTAAGAGCAAGAGTGAGCTTTTGAGTCAATAG
- the LOC110872888 gene encoding G-type lectin S-receptor-like serine/threonine-protein kinase At1g34300, translated as MPIPHPLFITFLLFLTSQTSYAQIQNQTTSTSTSEFPWTPSENRFLVSNNSVFSAGFLPSPNSRNHFIFSIFYNNMSETTTIWSVNDDSPVNTSSSLSITGSGELRLAGIQIPGTPTLSGNATRVLRLTDNGNLVFGNWNSFSHPTNTILPNQNINGTTLSVKNGTFQFTGKDLVFTGSYEQATYYQSGNAFQTLDDNGMMQLSNDATFIVSDYGDQSLRRLKLDEDGNLRIYGFDSGSGQWSVVWQALPELCRVKGTCGPNSICMYGDTYDTTVCRCPPGFERNSGGEGCRRKVTIGRDSKFLQLDYVNFSGGSDPGSQTNIDAWNFTICQSGCLNDPECVGFGYKYDGQRYCVLVRKLYYGLWSPATEATFFLRVDKSERDTTNFTGLTSILETTCPVQVSLPFPPEESSSTARNIAIISTLFAAELISGVAFFWVFLKKYVKYRDMARTFGLEFLPAGGPKRFTYAELKAATNDFSSVVGKGGFGDVYKGVLTDHRIVAVKCLKNVTSGDNEFWAEVTIIARMHHLNLVRLWGFCAEKGQRILVYEYVPNGSLDKFLFHSNKFEYSDGDYVDEDVDESRLLDRKPVLDWGIRYRIALGIARAIAYLHEECLEWVLHCDIKPENILIGADFCPKLSDFGLSKLRKKEDMVSYSKMCGTRGYMAPEWLKSDQITPKADVYSFGMVLLEIVTGVRNCNIQGSKMDSEDWYFPRWAFDKVYGEMDIEDILDKEIRRSYDSRVHEDMITRMVKTAIWCLQDRPEMRPSMGKVAKMIEGTVEIMEPKKPTIFFLGD; from the coding sequence ATGCCAATCCCACACCCCCTCTTCATAACATTCCTCCTATTCTTAACTTCTCAAACCTCGTACGCCCAAATCCAAAACCAAACCACTTCAACTTCAACCTCGGAGTTCCCATGGACACCGTCGGAAAACAGATTCCTCGTATCAAACAACTCCGTCTTCTCCGCCGGCTTCCTCCCATCACCCAACTCCCGCAACCACTTCATCTTCTCCATATTCTACAATAACATGTCCGAAACAACAACAATTTGGTCAGTCAACGATGACTCACCGGTCAACACATCATCCTCACTATCAATCACCGGTTCCGGCGAACTTCGTCTCGCCGGAATCCAAATTCCGGGAACTCCGACGTTATCCGGCAACGCTACTCGTGTTCTTCGACTCACCGATAACGGAAATCTGGTGTTTGGAAACTGGAATAGCTTTAGCCACCCTACAAATACAATTCTTCCGAATCAAAATATTAACGGAACAACTCTATCTGTTAAAAACGGAACTTTCCAGTTTACCGGAAAAGATTTAGTTTTTACCGGAAGTTATGAACAAGCAACTTATTATCAAAGTGGCAACGCGTTTCAAACGTTAGATGATAACGGGATGATGCAATTATCAAACGACGCTACGTTTATTGTATCTGATTACGGTGATCAATCGTTGAGAAGACTGAAGCTGGATGAAGATGGGAATTTAAGGATTTATGGGTTCGATTCGGGTTCGGGTCAATGGAGTGTTGTTTGGCAAGCTTTGCCGGAGTTGTGTAGAGTTAAGGGGACTTGTGGACCGAATTCGATATGTATGTATGGGGATACTTATGATACGACGGTCTGCCGTTGTCCGCCGGGGTTCGAGCGAAACTCCGGTGGGGAAGGATGCCGGAGGAAAGTTACAATTGGGAGAGATAGTAAGTTTTTGCAGTTGGATTATGTGAATTTTAGTGGCGGGTCGGATCCGGGGAGCCAAACGAATATCGACGCGTGGAACTTTACGATATGTCAGAGCGGGTGCTTGAATGACCCGGAGTGTGTCGGGTTCGGGTACAAGTATGACGGGCAACGGTATTGTGTTCTTGTGAGAAAGTTGTATTACGGGTTGTGGTCTCCGGCGACAGAAGCGACTTTTTTTCTTCGGGTTGATAAGTCGGAAAGAGATACGACGAACTTTACGGGCTTGACGAGCATTCTTGAGACGACATGCCCGGTTCAAGTTAGTCTTCCTTTCCCACCGGAAGAGTCATCGTCAACGGCCCGAAATATCGCGATTATATCGACTCTATTTGCGGCAGAGTTGATTAGTGGTGTGGCATTCTTTTGGGTTTTCCTTAAGAAATATGTGAAATATCGAGACATGGCTCGGACGTTCGGGCTTGAGTTTTTGCCTGCTGGTGGGCCGAAGCGGTTTACCTACGCAGAGCTTAAAGCGGCTACAAATGATTTCTCAAGTGTTGTTGGGAAGGGAGGGTTTGGTGATGTGTATAAAGGTGTGTTGACCGATCACCGGATTGTCGCGGttaaatgtttgaaaaatgttaCGAGTGGGGATAATGAGTTCTGGGCCGAGGTCACGATTATTGCTCGAATGCACCATCTCAATTTAGTCAGATTGTGGGGATTTTGTGCTGAGAAGGGTCAGAGAATATTGGTTTACGAGTACGTGCCAAACGGATCGCTAGACAAGTTCTTGTTCCATTCGAATAAATTCGAATATTCAGATGGAGATTATGTAGATGAAGATGTTGACGAAAGCAGGTTGTTGGATCGAAAGCCCGTGCTTGATTGGGGGATTAGGTACCGTATCGCTTTAGGGATAGCAAGGGCAATTGCATATTTGCACGAGGAGTGCCTAGAATGGGTGCTCCACTGTGACATCAAACCTGAGAACATACTTATCGGGGCTGATTTTTGCCCCAAGTTATCAGACTTCGGATTGTCAAAACTTAGAAAGAAAGAAGACATGGTTAGCTACTCAAAGATGTGTGGAACTCGTGGGTACATGGCACCCGAATGGCTAAAGAGTGATCAAATTACACCAAAAGCAGACGTTTACAGTTTTGGAATGGTATTGTTAGAGATTGTTACTGGGGTCCGCAACTGTAACATCCAGGGTTCGAAAATGGATAGTGAAGATTGGTACTTCCCTCGATGGGCGTTTGACAAGGTGTATGGTGAAATGGATATCGAGGATATTTTGGACAAGGAGATTAGGAGATCGTATGATAGTCGTGTCCATGAGGACATGATCACACGGATGGTGAAGACCGCCATATGGTGTCTGCAAGATCGGCCTGAGATGAGACCGTCGATGGGGAAGGTGGCCAAGATGATCGAAGGAactgtggaaatcatggaaccCAAGAAACCTACTATATTTTTCTTGGGTGACTAG